A region of Planococcus sp. MSAK28401 DNA encodes the following proteins:
- a CDS encoding thiamine pyrophosphate-dependent dehydrogenase E1 component subunit alpha gives MWMYEQMVKIRYYEDQMVEAYTEGKSPVFNIGEGPVPGEMHLATGQEPAAAGMMVHLTKDDTVTAPHRPHHHAIAKGVDLKKMTAEIFGKESGLGKGKGGHMHLFDPEVKFSCGGIVAAGIPHAVGAAMANKMKGKDWVAVAFIGEGAANAGAFHESLNLAALWNLPLIVVVEDNSYGISVQKSASTSVESNDLRASAYGVAGAYVKDNDPIAMYKAAEEAVNRARNGQGPTIIEIETFRFLGHFQGDPELYRDKQEVPGLRARDPIMKLRQQLLDAEQVNESELEAIETRAKKEVDEAYQFAHDSDYPKPEAALDDVFTS, from the coding sequence ATGTGGATGTACGAGCAGATGGTCAAAATCCGCTATTACGAAGACCAGATGGTGGAGGCGTATACGGAAGGCAAGTCGCCGGTGTTCAATATCGGTGAAGGCCCCGTGCCAGGTGAGATGCATCTCGCGACCGGACAGGAACCAGCCGCCGCAGGCATGATGGTGCATTTGACGAAGGACGATACGGTAACGGCGCCTCACCGTCCGCACCATCACGCGATTGCCAAAGGCGTCGATCTGAAGAAAATGACGGCGGAGATTTTCGGCAAGGAGTCGGGGCTCGGAAAAGGCAAAGGCGGCCATATGCATTTGTTCGATCCGGAAGTGAAGTTCTCGTGCGGCGGCATTGTCGCAGCCGGGATCCCGCATGCGGTCGGTGCAGCAATGGCGAATAAGATGAAAGGAAAAGACTGGGTCGCCGTCGCATTCATCGGCGAAGGGGCAGCGAATGCCGGTGCGTTCCATGAATCGCTCAATTTGGCAGCGCTGTGGAATTTGCCGCTCATCGTAGTCGTCGAAGACAATTCGTACGGTATTTCAGTGCAGAAATCGGCATCGACTTCTGTCGAATCGAATGACCTACGCGCTTCGGCGTATGGCGTTGCGGGGGCTTATGTAAAAGATAATGATCCGATCGCGATGTATAAAGCCGCAGAAGAAGCGGTCAACCGGGCGCGCAACGGCCAAGGCCCGACAATCATCGAAATCGAGACTTTCCGTTTCCTCGGCCATTTCCAAGGCGACCCGGAACTGTACCGCGACAAACAAGAAGTGCCTGGACTTCGCGCACGCGATCCAATCATGAAACTGCGACAGCAGCTATTGGATGCAGAACAAGTGAATGAATCTGAACTGGAAGCTATCGAAACTCGAGCCAAAAAAGAAGTTGATGAAGCGTATCAGTTCGCACACGACAGCGATTATCCGAAACCTGAAGCCGCATTGGATGACGTCTTTACATCTTAA
- a CDS encoding alpha-ketoacid dehydrogenase subunit beta, which translates to METAKKRMLTGNKAMAEAIAQEMENDKNVFVLGEDIGKYGGIFGSTQGLMEKFGPERVLDTPISETAFIGAAIGAAAEGMRPIAELMFVDFFGVCMDQIYNHMAKIPYMSGGNVRLPMVLMTAVGGGYSDAAQHSQTLYATFAHMPGMKVVAPSTPYDLKGMMTSAIRDDNPVVFMFHKSLQGLGWMDQLDYAVGHVPEESYTVPLDKANIMREGKDVTIVGIQMMTHFAMEAAERLAKDGIEAEVIDLRSLAPIDKDTIINSVKKTHRLVVVDEDYRSYGMTAEIAAIVSEEALYELESPIKRLAIPDVPIPYSHVLEDFVLPGPTKIVETVKQMMDEA; encoded by the coding sequence ATGGAGACAGCGAAAAAAAGAATGCTGACGGGCAATAAAGCGATGGCGGAAGCAATTGCCCAGGAGATGGAGAACGACAAAAACGTATTCGTGCTCGGTGAAGATATCGGAAAATACGGCGGCATTTTCGGTTCAACGCAAGGCTTGATGGAAAAATTCGGGCCGGAGCGCGTGCTCGATACCCCGATTTCCGAAACAGCGTTTATCGGTGCGGCGATTGGAGCAGCGGCAGAAGGCATGCGGCCGATTGCGGAATTGATGTTCGTTGATTTCTTCGGTGTTTGCATGGACCAGATTTACAACCATATGGCGAAGATTCCTTATATGTCCGGCGGCAATGTACGCTTGCCGATGGTGCTCATGACCGCGGTCGGTGGAGGCTATAGCGACGCCGCGCAGCATTCCCAAACTTTGTATGCGACATTCGCCCATATGCCGGGAATGAAAGTGGTGGCACCAAGTACGCCATATGATTTGAAAGGCATGATGACCTCTGCAATTCGCGATGACAATCCGGTCGTTTTCATGTTCCACAAATCATTGCAGGGCCTCGGCTGGATGGACCAGCTCGATTATGCGGTCGGCCATGTGCCGGAAGAATCGTATACCGTCCCACTCGACAAGGCGAACATCATGCGTGAAGGGAAAGACGTGACGATCGTCGGCATTCAGATGATGACGCATTTCGCGATGGAAGCGGCTGAACGTCTCGCAAAAGACGGTATCGAAGCGGAAGTTATCGACCTGCGCTCCTTGGCCCCAATCGATAAAGATACCATCATCAATTCAGTGAAGAAAACGCATCGGCTGGTCGTCGTCGATGAAGATTACCGCTCGTACGGCATGACCGCAGAAATTGCGGCCATCGTCTCGGAAGAAGCGCTCTATGAACTCGAATCGCCAATCAAACGCTTGGCAATTCCAGATGTGCCAATTCCGTATAGCCATGTACTCGAAGATTTTGTCTTGCCAGGCCCGACTAAAATTGTCGAGACAGTCAAACAGATGATGGATGAAGCGTAA
- a CDS encoding biotin/lipoyl-containing protein: MHDVTLPKLSEDTDESLIVLWFVDEGDYVEEGTVLCEVQTEKAVSEIRAETSGTVKKIHVKRGDSAKADTLLAVIDPKGQAAENTGASEKVHLEQAEENEASQETASFTRVSPRLRHLAKELGVELEDVNGTGKGGAITEQDIRDEAGL; encoded by the coding sequence ATGCATGATGTAACGTTGCCGAAGCTGTCTGAAGATACAGATGAGAGCTTGATTGTGCTATGGTTTGTGGACGAAGGCGATTACGTCGAAGAAGGCACCGTGCTTTGTGAAGTGCAGACGGAAAAAGCGGTGTCGGAAATTCGTGCCGAAACGAGCGGGACGGTGAAGAAAATTCACGTAAAGCGTGGAGATTCCGCCAAAGCTGACACATTGCTTGCAGTCATCGACCCAAAAGGACAAGCTGCCGAGAACACGGGGGCTTCCGAAAAAGTCCATCTCGAACAGGCAGAGGAAAACGAAGCGTCACAAGAGACCGCGAGCTTTACCCGCGTGTCGCCGAGACTTCGTCATCTCGCGAAAGAACTGGGCGTTGAACTTGAAGACGTCAATGGCACTGGAAAGGGCGGGGCGATTACCGAGCAGGACATCCGCGATGAAGCGGGATTATGA